In the Streptomyces sp. NBC_00193 genome, AGGAGAAGGGCGGGCTGACGCCGTTCGGGGCGCTCAGGAGCGGCTTCCTGACCAACGTGCTCAACCCGAAGACCACGCTGTTCGTCGTGTCCACCTTCACGCAGGTGGTCGGGCCGGGGACCCCGGTATGGCAGCAGGCCGGGTACGGGCTGTTCATGTCGGCGGCGCATCTGGGCTGGTTCGGGGCGGTCGCGCTGTTCTTCTCCAACTCCCGGCTTCGCGATCGGATGCTGAAGGCGCAGAAGGCGCTGAACCGGGCCATCGGATCGGTCCTGGTGGGGCTCGGGGTGGGGCTGGGCTTCG is a window encoding:
- a CDS encoding LysE family translocator — translated: MTEVIAVAVITFLAVISPGADFAMVVRNSYLYGRPTGLFAAAGVAAGVLVHVSYTMLGVGLLIASSAELFTVIKLAGAAYLVWIGIRTFRARTEVAVDLEEKGGLTPFGALRSGFLTNVLNPKTTLFVVSTFTQVVGPGTPVWQQAGYGLFMSAAHLGWFGAVALFFSNSRLRDRMLKAQKALNRAIGSVLVGLGVGLGFAR